Sequence from the Sphingobacteriaceae bacterium GW460-11-11-14-LB5 genome:
AACGAAATCGGTAAAAAAGATATCGATAAGTTAATTGATGATATGTTTAAACTGGTAATGCCACCGGGTGAGGAGATCATCCATGTATTACCACAGGAATTTACCATCGATAACGAGCCGGGAATCAAAGATCCGATTGGTATGGCAGGGGTTCGCCTTGAAGCTAACTTCCATATCATTTCAGGTCAGGTTACGGCTGTAAAAAATATTATCAAATGTGTAAACAATGCAGGCTTGCAAACTCAGGATTTAATTCTTGAGCCATTGGCTTCTTCTGAATCGGTGTTGAGCGAGGAAGAAAAAGAAGCTGGTATTGCATTGGTTGATATTGGTGGTGGTACTACAGATATTGCCATTTTCCACGAAGGTATTATTCGTCACACAGCAGTGATCCCTTTTGGTGGCAATAGTGTTACCGAAGATATCAGAGAGGGTTGCTCTGTTATGCGTAACCAGGCTGAGTTGTTAAAAACACGTTTTGGTTCGGCATTGGCTGAGGAGAATAAGGAAAACGAAATTATTTGCGTTCCGGGTTTACGTGGCCGCGAACCAAAAGAAATTTCGGTTAAAAACCTGGCTTACGTGATTCAGGCCCGTATGGAAGAAATTATTGAACACGTATATTACGAAATCAAATCTTCCGGATACGAGAAAAAACTGATCGGTGGTATTGTAATTACCGGAGGTGGTGCTTTATTAAAACACTTGTCTCAGGCGGTTGAATATGTAACCGGTTTAGATTGCCGTATTGGTTACCCGAACGAGCATTTATCTAAATATGAAGATATGCCTAAAGCCATTTACGATGACCTGAAAAGCCCGATGTATGCAACCAGTGTTGGCTTGCTGATCAAAGGAATCCAGAAAGCAGAAGAGTTAATTGAAGAAATGAAACAGCCCGGTGTTTTTGTAGAAAAACCAAAAACAGCAAAAGAAAAAGAGAAACGAGGACCAGGTTTGTTTGATAAATTACTGGCAAAAACAAGAACTTTCATTCAGGATGACATGAATGTAAGCGATGAAGATTACTTAAAAAGTTAATTATTTTTCCACAAAAGATGAGTTTTCCACATTATTAACAGTTGTGGAAAACGTCTGTTGAAAAAGTGTTAATATTACATTGAGTAATGAACAGAATTTAAAAATTTTTAAACAACTGATTCATAAAGATATGCAGTTCGAAATGTTAAAAGATAAGTCTTCAATCATCAAGGTAATTGGTGTTGGAGGCGGTGGCGGCAACGCAGTGAACCATATGTACCTGTCTGGTATTACTGGTGTGGATTTTATTATTTGTAATACAGATGCCCAGGCTTTGGAATCTAGCCCTATACCTAACAAGGTACAATTAGGTGCTAGCTTAACCGAAGGAATGGGGGCTGGTTCTATTCCTGAGGTTGGTAAAAACTCAGCTATAGAGAATATAGATGATATTAAGGCAATGTTAGGTAGTACAACCAAAATGCTTTTTATTACAGCAGGAATGGGTGGTGGTACCGGAACAGGTGCTTCTCCAATCATTGCAAAAGCAGCTAAAGAACTTGATATTTTAACTGTGGCCATCATTACTACACCATTTTCTTTCGAAGGAAAAAGACGTAGACTGCAGGCCGACGAGGGAATGGAAGAGTTGAAGAAATACGTAGATTCTTACCTGGTGATCTCTAACGATCGCCTGCGCGAAATCTTCGGAAACTTAACCCTGGGTTCTGCATTTGGTCAGGCCGACGATATTTTAACGACGGCAGCAAAAGGTATTGCAGAGATTATTACGGTGCCAGGTTATATCAACGTGGATTTTAAAGATGTGCGTACGGTAATGAAAGATAGTGGCGTAGCCATTATGGGTAGTTTTGCCGCTGAGGGCGAAGACCGTGCATTACAGGCTGTAGAGGGCGCTTTGGCTTCTCCATTATTAAAAGATAACGAAATCGAAGGTGCCCGTTACATTTTATTGAACATCAGCTCTGGTTTACGTGAAGTAACCATGGATGAGGTTTCGATCATTACGGATTACATTCAGGAGAAAGCCGGTTTGTCGGCTGATTTAATCTGGGGTAACTGTACCGACGAATCTTTAAGCGATAAACTTTCGGTAACCATTATTGCTACAGGTTTCCAAACATCAGAAGAACGCGTAAACGAAGAAAAAAATAAAAAGAAAATATCACTTTTAACACCTGAAGAAGCGCCGTTGGTTCGTCCCGTTGAACCAGTAAATTCTTTCATTCAGCCTAAAACAACGCCATCTTACGAGCCTGTTTTAAAAACGAAGGAAGAAGTTTCGCAGGCAGATCTTTTTGGTGGTATGTTCAATAAATCTGAGCCTCAAAAGGTTCAGGAGCCAGAAAATAACGTGGTTCGCCATACTTTGATGG
This genomic interval carries:
- a CDS encoding cell division protein FtsZ — its product is MQFEMLKDKSSIIKVIGVGGGGGNAVNHMYLSGITGVDFIICNTDAQALESSPIPNKVQLGASLTEGMGAGSIPEVGKNSAIENIDDIKAMLGSTTKMLFITAGMGGGTGTGASPIIAKAAKELDILTVAIITTPFSFEGKRRRLQADEGMEELKKYVDSYLVISNDRLREIFGNLTLGSAFGQADDILTTAAKGIAEIITVPGYINVDFKDVRTVMKDSGVAIMGSFAAEGEDRALQAVEGALASPLLKDNEIEGARYILLNISSGLREVTMDEVSIITDYIQEKAGLSADLIWGNCTDESLSDKLSVTIIATGFQTSEERVNEEKNKKKISLLTPEEAPLVRPVEPVNSFIQPKTTPSYEPVLKTKEEVSQADLFGGMFNKSEPQKVQEPENNVVRHTLMEEESQVEEVQETGFEFEVKLAETNFVFETPVAQMPPMPEPEPEIEMPVVGLDDDKSDESMEEQLKKSKERILRLKDLSMKLRTTNGLQELENEPAYKRKQMQLQQVQHSSESQVSRFTLSNDQDGGTEIRPNNSFLHDNVD
- a CDS encoding cell division protein FtsA: MDKAKFTSQSPIVVGLDIGTTKICVIVGRRTQHGKIEILGIGKAESAGVTRGVVSNIQKTVQGIAQAVEVASGQSNVEIQVVNVGIAGQHIKSLQHRGILTRRELNNEIGKKDIDKLIDDMFKLVMPPGEEIIHVLPQEFTIDNEPGIKDPIGMAGVRLEANFHIISGQVTAVKNIIKCVNNAGLQTQDLILEPLASSESVLSEEEKEAGIALVDIGGGTTDIAIFHEGIIRHTAVIPFGGNSVTEDIREGCSVMRNQAELLKTRFGSALAEENKENEIICVPGLRGREPKEISVKNLAYVIQARMEEIIEHVYYEIKSSGYEKKLIGGIVITGGGALLKHLSQAVEYVTGLDCRIGYPNEHLSKYEDMPKAIYDDLKSPMYATSVGLLIKGIQKAEELIEEMKQPGVFVEKPKTAKEKEKRGPGLFDKLLAKTRTFIQDDMNVSDEDYLKS